A genomic window from Paramormyrops kingsleyae isolate MSU_618 chromosome 23, PKINGS_0.4, whole genome shotgun sequence includes:
- the aste1b gene encoding single-strand DNA endonuclease ASTE1 yields the protein MGVQGLTSFVERNGHFLRRQRVRDTRLVVDGNSLYYRLYFTSGLDQQHGGDYDSFASVVLQFFEALFTCHIQPFVVLDGGIDASDKKFQTIKERLQSKIREANNLSRDKNGSILPLLTRDVFLQVLFSLHVPVVQCVSEADWEIAALANQWGCPVLSSDSDFYIFDLKGGYLPISYFQWSDVVVCERTSDSYIPASLFSVNKFCTQFNRMDKKLLPLLAVLAGNDYVGVPSVERLFSACQLSRGGKTSCRIENLLRWLSRFKGPEQALAEIEGQVGGVDRQAVCSQLSSKMQDYRLSESHVASFFAGGSPTFILPYPLASLPPWVLQALFEARLMPLVINVLVLQRALLSVQVENSQLASSHAGSVLLRQELYGLLLDWKQRRGQGACDLGREWAYSTRGRGQVQRTCDLGWRRAHSTHGRGQVQGACGLGQDQATYGQGLMYVVEEYDRQNLDLRRSAVPSTVSQLVRANPLEKMNEGPLERSQHLLLNILQVPVSVVEFAPPALALPACVTVYWLRSCGPRITQQHLQALVLGMVYGEVCKLRVSQRGPALSCVRLQRIREARGDRTKLDLDSAHVFSQWQSCLWVSLLLNRLLGSPLPEPDCARLYSGTLVHRLVRELRGGVPAEHMVEGALPRQLYCSLFSAIQGATGPASSAPASASSKKRRRRRRHGGRRPDAGDVANRFSLLQLDDD from the exons ATGGGCGTGCAGGGGCTCACGAGCTTTGTGGAAAGAAACGGGCACTTCCTGCGCAGGCAGAGAGTGAGGGACACCAGGCTGGTGGTGGATGGCAACAGTTTATACTACAGACTCTACTTCACTTCAGGCTTGGACCAGCAGCATGGCGGAGACTACGACTCCTTTGCTAGCGTGGTGTTGCAGTTCTTCGAGGCCCTCTTCACGTGCCACATACAGCCGTTTGTAGTCCTGGACGGTGGGATCGACGCCAGCGACAAGAAGTTCCAAACAATAAAAGAGCGACTCCAAAGCAAGATCAGGGAGGCAAACAACCTCTCCCGGGATAAGAATGGGTCCATCTTGCCGCTGCTCACCCGGGATGTTTTCCTGCAGGTGCTCTTCAGCCTGCATGTGCCCGTCGTCCAGTGCGTGTCGGAGGCGGACTGGGAGATCGCCGCTCTGGCCAATCAGTGGGGCTGCCCTGTGCTGTCCAGCGACAGCGATTTCTACATCTTCGACCTGAAGGGCGGCTACCTGCCCATTAGCTACTTCCAGTGGAGCGATGTAGTCGTGTGCGAGAGGACGTCCGACAGCTACATCCCCGCCAGCCTCTTCTCTGTCAACAAGTTCTGTACCCAGTTCAACCGCATGGACAAGAAACTGCTGCCTCTCCTTGCCGTCTTAGCCGGGAATGACTATGTGGGTGTGCCGTCTGTAGAGAGGCTTTTCAGTGCCTGCCAGCTCTCTCGGGGAGGGAAGACTTCCTGCCGGATCGAGAACCTGCTCCGCTGGCTGTCTAGGTTCAAGGGGCCGGAGCAGGCCTTGGCTGAGATCGAGGGGCAGGTGGGAGGTGTGGACAGACAGGCCGTCTGTTCACAGCTGTCCTCCAAGATGCAGGATTACCGCCTCTCTGAGAGTCACGTGGCCTCATTCTTCGCAGGCGGCTCTCCGACGTTCATCCTCCCCTATCCGCTCGCCTCACTTCCCCCATGGGTCCTGCAGGCGCTGTTCGAGGCCAGGCTGATGCCGCTGGTCATCAACGTGCTGGtcctgcagagggcgctgttGAGCGTGCAGGTAGAGAACAGCCAGCTGGCCAGCAGTCATGCTGGCTCCGTGTTGCTCCGCCAAGAGCTCTACGGCTTGCTGCTGGACTGGAAGCAAaggagggggcagggggctTGTGACTTGGGTCGAGAGTGGGCATATTCCACTCGTGGGCGGGGCCAGGTGCAGAGGACTTGTGACCTGGGCTGGAGGCGGGCACATTCCACTCATGGGCGGGGCCAGGTGCAGGGGGCTTGTGGATTGGGCCAGGACCAGGCCACGTATGGGCAGGGCCTGATGTACGTTGTGGAGGAGTATGACCGGCAAAACTTGGATCTGAGGAGATCAGCAGTTCCAAGCACTGTGTCCCAACTCGTCAGAGCAAACCCTTTAGAGAAAATGAATGAG GGGCCTTTGGAAAGGAGTCAGCATCTCCTCCTGAACATACTGCAGGTTCCTGTGAGTGTCGTTGAATTTGCCCCCCCCGCCCTCGCTCTCCCTGCGTGCGTCACCGTCTATTGGCTGAGGAGCTGCGGACCAAGGATCACCCAGCAGCATCTGCAGGCCCTGGTGCTGGGAATGGTGTACGGGGAGGTCTGCAAGCTCAGGGTCAGCCAGAGAG GACCAGCGCTGTCGTGCGTGAGGCTGCAGCGCATACGGGAGGCACGTGGCGACAGGACCAAGCTGGACCTAGACTCAGCTCACGTCTTTAGCCAGTGGCAGTCCTGCCTGTGGGTCAGCCTGCTCCTGAACCGCCTGCTTGGCAGCCCGTTGCCTGAGCCCGACTGTGCTCG GTTGTACAGTGGGACTTTGGTGCACCGTCTCGTGAGGGAGCTGAGGGGGGGCGTCCCGGCCGAGCACATGGTGGAGGGCGCTCTTCCGAGGCAGCTCTACTGCAGCCTCTTCAGCGCCATCCAGGGCGCCACGGGCCCGGCCTCCTCTGCTCCCGCCTCCGCTTCCTCcaaaaagaggaggaggaggaggcggcacGGGGGGCGGCGGCCGGACGCTGGAGATGTCGCCAACAGGTTCAGTCTGCTGCAGCTCGATGACGACTGA